The following is a genomic window from Nocardioides thalensis.
GCTCAAGTTCGACCGCGAGTCAGGGGACGCCGGCCCGGAGTTCCGCCGGGTCACCCTGGAGGCGTCGTTCGCCGAGGGCGTCGGCCTGTCCGGCCGGGCCTGGGCGCAGCGTGACCTCTACTTCACCCGCGACATCGGCGAGATGAGCGACTGCGTCCGCGCGCCCGTCGCCCAGCGGGTCGGGGTCAAGTCGGGCGTCTGCTTCCCGATCATCGTCGGTGGCGAGGTCCGCGGCACCATGGACTTCTTCGCGACGGAGACCTTGGACCCGACGCCGGAGCGGCTCGACGCGCTGCGCACCGTCGGTCGGCTCGTGTCCGCCGCCGTCGAGCGCATCGAGAAGGCGTCGGCCGAGCGCGAGGCCGCCGAGCAGCTCAAGGCGAAGGTCGAGCAGATCCTCGAGGTGGTCACCGCCGCCGCGGCGGGCGACCTGACCCGCGAGATCGACATCCAGGGCGACGACGCGGTCGGCCAGGTCGCCTCCGCGCTGCGGACGCTCCTCGACACGATGCGCACCAGCCTCGGCGACATCAGCCGTACGGCGGAGACGCTGTCCGGCGCGGCCGACGAGCTGACGGCACTGTCGCGGGGCATGGGCGACGGCGCCAGCCTGACCTCCGACCGGGCGGCGTCCGCCTCCACCGCGTCGGTGCAGGTGTCGGCGTCCATCCAGACCGTCGCCACGGCCGCCGAGGAGATGACGGCCAGCATCCGCGAGATCGCGAAGAACGCCACCGAGGCCGCGACCGTCGCCACCGACGCGGTGACCGTGGCGGGCGGGGCCCAGACCACGGTCGCGTCCCTCGGCGAGTCGTCGGCCGAGATCGGCCAGGTCATCAAGGTGATCACCTCGATCGCTCAGCAGACCAACCTGCTGGCGCTCAACGCCACCATCGAGGCCGCCCGTGCAGGCGACGCCGGCAAGGGCTTCGCGGTCGTGGCGAACGAGGTCAAGGAGCTCGCCAAGGAGACCGCCAAGGCGACCGAGGACATCAGCCAGAAGATCGAGGCGATCCAGAGCGACACCAGCGGCGCCGTCTCGGCGATCAGCCGGATCAGCGAGGTCATCGCGAAGATCAACGACATCCAGACGACGATCGCGTCGGCCGTGGAGGAGCAGACCGCCACCACGAACGAGATCGCCCGCTCGGTGACCGAGGCCGCTGCCGGCGCCAACGGGATCGCGGAGGACGTCACCCAGGTCGCCGCGGCCGCGTCCGACACCCGCGAGGGCGCCGAGAACACGCTGCGGTCCGCCACCGACCTGACCGGCATGGCCGGACAGCTGAAAGACCTCGTCGGCAGGTTCGACCTGTAGCGGAAATCGGGACCTTGGTCCCATTACTCGCAGGTGAGGTAACGCGTTGTCCCCTTCGAGACAGGAACGTCTCGAAAGGGGTAGTCATGGAGCGAGTCGTCGTCGGGCTGAGCCCGTTCAGCCGCCGGAGC
Proteins encoded in this region:
- a CDS encoding methyl-accepting chemotaxis protein — translated: MTLLDNVRRTRTDAVPAPSPETTPAAQPEPPYFSMMENSPTNMMFADRDLVITYMNPASLETLTALEEHLPVKAKDVVGASLDIFHKDPGYQRGILADADNLPRRANIQVGPEVLDLLVSPIRDEHGVYVGAMATWDVVTEKVRLETEMAQVRSMMDNSPTNMMFADRDLVITYMNPASLRTLTGLEQHLPVKAKDVVGSSLDIFHKTPSYQRGLLSDASNLPRRANINVGPEVLDLLVSPITDKDGNYIGAMATWDVITDTLRLERERAESAADTTAVNQILSSLATVDTVESAVQVALDTVRGEFGWAYGSFWQVDAADKKLKFDRESGDAGPEFRRVTLEASFAEGVGLSGRAWAQRDLYFTRDIGEMSDCVRAPVAQRVGVKSGVCFPIIVGGEVRGTMDFFATETLDPTPERLDALRTVGRLVSAAVERIEKASAEREAAEQLKAKVEQILEVVTAAAAGDLTREIDIQGDDAVGQVASALRTLLDTMRTSLGDISRTAETLSGAADELTALSRGMGDGASLTSDRAASASTASVQVSASIQTVATAAEEMTASIREIAKNATEAATVATDAVTVAGGAQTTVASLGESSAEIGQVIKVITSIAQQTNLLALNATIEAARAGDAGKGFAVVANEVKELAKETAKATEDISQKIEAIQSDTSGAVSAISRISEVIAKINDIQTTIASAVEEQTATTNEIARSVTEAAAGANGIAEDVTQVAAAASDTREGAENTLRSATDLTGMAGQLKDLVGRFDL